One stretch of Arachis duranensis cultivar V14167 chromosome 1, aradu.V14167.gnm2.J7QH, whole genome shotgun sequence DNA includes these proteins:
- the LOC107460526 gene encoding uncharacterized protein LOC107460526: MLQNSPSKFEISLSFKIGEGLITEKYGSGLSNPLYLKPPDNTEWRVDWTNHDGRTLFKKGWKEFVAYYSLDPAHLLWFEYNIGTSHIEVHIFDMSCLQIYYLANDQIKEQLPCSGQQPMRRPEEPKTRDVDSSPNTQNMTLNEGRQKKRLNEPLTREVRGQPRKKLRALVSSAFKGRQLKNDTQIKDVERSFNSHGIKSKEKNYEMPVSVNQDSNVVVSDSLFPMYKAKGIEEEKILNLLFGPVLQDLNL, from the exons ATGCTGCAAAATAGTccttcaaaatttgaaattagtcTCTCCTTTAAaataggtgaaggattaatcACTGAAAAATATGGTTCTGGCCTATCAAACCCATTGTATCTTAAGCCTCCAGATAATACTGAATGGAGAGTAGATTGGACTAATCATGATGGTAGAACTTTGTTTAAAAAGGGTTGGAAAGAGTTTGTTGCATATTACTCTCTTGATCCTGCCCATTTGTTATGGTTTGAGTATAATATTGGAACTTCTCACATTGAAGTACACATATTTGATATGAGTTGCCTCCAAATATATTATCTTGCCAATGATCAGATCAAAGAGCAGCTGCCATGCAGTGGTCAACAGCCGATGAGAAGGCcagaagaaccaaaaactaGAGATGTGGATAGCAGTCCCAATACCCAAAACATGACACTTAACGAGGGACGGCAAAAGAAAAGATTGAATGAACCATTGACAAGAGAAGTCCGGGGCCAACCAAGGAAAAAACTGAGAGCACTAGTGTCATCTGCTTTCAAAGGTAGACAGTTGAAAAATGACACACAAATCAAGGATGTGGAAAGAAGCTTCAATTCGCACGGTAttaaatccaaagaaaaaaacTATGAGATGCCAGTGTCTGTCAATCAAGATTCTAATG TGGTAGTTTCTGATTCTTTGTTTCCTATGTATAAGGcaaaaggaatagaagaagaaaagattcTGAATCTCCTGTTCGGCCCTGTCCTACAAGACTTGAATCTCTGA